One Setaria viridis chromosome 5, Setaria_viridis_v4.0, whole genome shotgun sequence genomic region harbors:
- the LOC117855075 gene encoding NAC domain-containing protein 2, giving the protein MTIDLGLAPASASASSGGRGGMPSPCTALPPGFRFHPTDEELILHYLRKRAAAAPCPAPVIAEVDIYKFDPWDLPAKAIFGEAEWYFFSPRDRKYPNGVRPNRAAGSGYWKATGTDKPITLSDGGAAAADSSESRAMIGVKKALVFYKGRPPKGMKTSWIMHEYRLAEALAAAATYRPMRFKNSSMRLDDWVLCRIYKKTTPQLYSSPLQDEPSSMDGGLDLGRQHDDSVSVDDIAATYAPAGRLPRPASISDYLVDYTAVSELFESMPAPETTALLGTDAGSRLYVTNNGQAASSSSAQQQSSHKRRFMEDYSNGDLDMLHASSNKRVMSDQASMAAINNTFSLFEPGQTSLPDRI; this is encoded by the exons ATGACAATCGATCTTGGTCTAGctccggcgtcggcgtcggcgtcctccgGGGGGCGCGGCGGCATGCCGAGCCCGTGCAcggcgctgccgccggggtTCCGGTTCCACCCGACCGACGAGGAGCTCATCCTCCACTACCTCCgcaagcgcgccgccgccgcgccgtgcccgGCCCCCGTCATCGCCGAGGTCGACATCTACAAGTTCGACCCATGGGACCTGCCAG CCAAGGCGATATTTGGGGAGGCCGAGTGGTACTTCTTCAGCCCGAGGGACCGCAAGTACCCCAACGGCGTGCGGCCCAACcgcgccgccggatccggctaCTGGAAGGCCACCGGCACCGACAAGCCCATCACGCtctccgacggcggcgccgccgcggccgactcGTCGGAGAGCCGCGCCatgatcggcgtcaagaaggcgCTCGTCTTCTACAAGGGCCGCCCGCCCAAGGGCATGAAGACGAGCTGGATCATGCACGAGTACCGCCTCGCcgaggcgctcgccgccgccgccacctatAGGCCCATGAGGTTCAAGAACTCATCCATGAGG CTGGATGACTGGGTGCTTTGCCGGATCTACAAGAAGACCACCCCGCAGCTGTACTCGTCGCCACTGCAGGACGAGCCGTCGTCCATGGACGGCGGCCTCGACCTCGGCCGGCAGCACGACGACTCGGTCTCCGTCGACGACATCGCCGCCACTTACGCGCCTGCCGGTCGGCTACCGCGGCCGGCCTCCATCTCGGACTACCTCGTCGACTACACGGCGGTGTCGGAGCTGTTCGAGAGCAtgccggcgccggagacgacGGCGCTGCTCGGCACGGACGCCGGCAGCAGGTTATACGTCACCAATAATGGCCAGGCTGCAAGCAGCTCCTCAGCGCAGCAGCAGAGCTCGCACAAGAGGCGATTCATGGAGGATTACTCAAACGGCGACTTGGACATGCTACACGCGTCGTCCAACAAGAGGGTGATGAGCGATCAGGCATCCATGGCTGCCATCAACAACACCTTCTCCCTGTTTGAGCCGGGCCAGACTTCTCTGCCGGACAGAATATGA